ACAAAATTTCAGAAGCGAAATTCACCAAAGAATATGACAAGCTTCTGAAAAGCGTCCAGAAGGACATGGAATCAGAATTCAAACTGGTGTAGGTGAGTCACAATGAAAGAATACAAAACAATCACTCGTATTGCAGGGCCGCTGATTTTCGTCGAAAAAACCGACCCGGTCGGCTACAACGACCTTGTCCAGATTACCATGCCAAATGGCGACGTGAAAAACGGCCAAGTGCTTGACACCAGCGACGAGATTGCCGTCGTGCAGGTGTTTGAAGGCACGAGCGGCATTGACCGCGAAAGCAAAGTCAAATTTTTGGGCGAAAACATCAAGCTGTCGGTTTCCAAGGATATGCTTGGCAGAATCCTCAACGGCGCCGCAAAGCCGATTGACGGCGGGCCGGAAATCATTCCGGAAAAGAGATTGGACATTACCGGCGCGGCAATTAATCCGTACGCGCGCGGCAGCCCGTCAGACTTTATCCAGACCGGCATCTCAACCATTGACGCGATGAACACGCTCGTTCGTGGACAAAAGCTTCCGCTCTTTTCAGGCAGCGGCCTGCCGCACAACGAAATTGCGCTTCAAATCGCACGGCAGGCGAAAGTCGTCGGGCAAGAAAGCAATTTTGTCGTCGTATTTGCCGCCATGGGCATCACGAACGAGGAGGCGCAGTATTTCATCAAGGACTTTGAAGAAACCGGCGCGCTACAGAGAAGCGTCGTGTTCCTCAACCTCGCTGACGACCCGGCAGTTGAAAGACTTGTCACGCCGAGAATGGCGCTGACCGCTGCAGAATATTTCGCGTATGAAAAAGACATGCACGTCCTTGTTATTCTGACGGACATGACGAACTACTGCGAATCACTGCGTGAGATTGGCTCGGCGCGTGAAGAAGTCCCCGGTCGACGGGGATATCCGGGATACATGTACACTGACCTTGCCATGCTCTACGAGCGTGCCGGAATGATTCGCGGGCGAAAAGGCTCGGTTACCCAGATTCCGATTTTGACCATGGTGGGCGACGACATCACTCACCCGATTCCGGATTTGACTGGTTACATAACTGAAGGGCAGATTGTGTTGTCGAGAGAACTCCACCGCAAAAACAATTATCCGCCGGTTGACGTCCTGCCGTCGTTGTCGCGGCTCATGAATTTGGGCATTGGCGAGGGCAAGGGAAAAACGCGCGAAGACCACAAGCAAGTGTCTGACCAGATGTACGCAAACTATGCTGAAGGGCGCGACCTGCGCGGCCTTGTCGCGATTGTCGGCGAGGAAGCACTGTCTGACCGAGATAAGAAACTGCTGCGGTTTGCAGAAGATTTCGAAAGCCAATTTGTCAAGCAGTCACGCAATGAGGATAGAACCATTGCCCAGACGCTGAACCTCGGCTGGAAATTGTTGGGACGCTTTGAGAAGCGCGAGCTCACGAGAATCAGCCCGGCGCTGAAAGAGAAGTACCACAAAGAGACTAAGGAAGAGAAATAACAATGGCCGACATCAAGCCCACGCGGAGTGAGCTCATCAAGCTCAAGATAAGGATTAAACTGGCAAAGTCAGGCCACAAGCTGCTGAAAAAAAAGCGTGACGGCCTGATTCTTGACTTCTTTGAGATACTCAAAAAAGCAAAAACCCTCCGGCAGGAACTCGCGCAAGAATACCGCGCAGCGCTCGAAAAAATAAACATCGCGCGCACGCTGGAAACTGACTTGAAGATTACGTCGCTTGCGATGGCCATCAAGAACAACCCGCAGATTACGGTTGAGACAAAAAATATCATGGGCGTTGTGGTCCCAAAAATTGGGGCTGCCCACCGCACCACCACGCTGCTTGAGCGCGGCTATGGTTTTATGGACAGCACCTCTTCTATTGATGAGGCAACAACGTCGTATGAACGGGTTGTTGCAAAAGTTATTCAGGCAGCAGAGACCGAGACCGCGATGAAAAAAATTCTGGCTGAAATTGAGAAGACGAAACGCCGCGTTAATGCGCTTGAATTTTCAGTGATTCCCAGCATGGAAAAGAGCGGAAAGTTCATTAAATTGCGGCTGGAAGAGATGGAGAGAGAAAACGTCTTCCGACTTAAACGGATAAAGAAATAGCGAAAATAGTTTCACCACAATTTTTTCCCATCTGCGCATTTCGCAACAATAATGCTAATGCGCTTTGTTTTTGTCTCTGGCCGTTTCGCCCGCTCAACAAAGTAGATGAGCGTGCGCCGATATGAAGGGGCAATCCTGCTGAAAAATTCTTCGGCTTTTTTGTTTTTTTGAAGAGAAGCAGTTAAATCAGCCGGCGTATTTGGATTTCGTGGAAGGTTATGGTCTATCGTCGGCTTGGTCAAGCCATGTTTGTATGCAGCAAGCCCTGCCTTGGTCATTTTTCGTTGTTCTATCATCTCGCGCGCGTAGCGCTGCGTATTCCGGCTCCACCTGCTGTTGCTGTTTCTTCTGACAAAACACTGCTGATACCGCTCATCATCAAGGCGCTTGACCGTTGTGTCAATCCAGCCAAAACAGATTGCTTCCTCGAGCGCTTCCTTGTTGGTGACCGTTGGCTTTCCCGTGTGTTTTTTATATTTGATAAGATAGACTTTTGTTTCAGTTGTGTGGTTTTTCTTCAGCCAGTTTCTCCAGTCTTTTCTGGTGGAGGGATGAAAATTGAGTTGGGATGGTTGGTTGGGCATGGTGATGGGATTACTTGTTTTGTGGTTATTAAAGGTTTGTGGATGTTGAAGAGGATAAAGAGATAGAGAGAGTTTTCTAATGGTGATTAGTTCGTTCGTTTCACCAGCGTCCGTATCTCTTCATTTTCGAGCAATCGCACCAACCCGTAGTTTATATTTCCAATAATAGTTGGTATGTTCGCTCCTAATAATAGTTCAGCGGCTTCTAATTTGGTTCTCATGCTACCGGTACCCGTGCCGCCAGTTCTTATCAAGCCTTTCACGTACCCGTTTACTTCAGTGACACGTTGTACGAGTTTATCTTCTTGATCCAACAAACCATCAACGTCAGTCATTATGACTAGTCGATCAGCAACCAGTGCCCGCGTGAGTCGTGCTGCTATGTTGTCGTTGTCTCGAGTAACTTCGGTGGGATCTACCCCATCATTATAATTCACCAGAGGCACTATTTTTCCACCAACATCCAGTCGTATTCCGTCAACAATGTTTCTCATTTCGATGGTGTCGTCTAAATTATGGTAGGTTATTAAATATTGTCCGGTCAATAGTTTGATTTTAGGAGTTGCTTCTCCAGTAGCGTATGTTTCATAGCCTTGGCGTAAACCACGGGTGTATGCCTCCATTAATAACGGTTGCCCGACTCGTGCGCAACTCTGCAAATCTGGCGACTCTTTTGGTTTTTCGGTGAGGCCTTTATCTTTCATCCCTAAGCGGATGGCACCCGAAACAACCAATACGGAGTCGGTGGCTTTCTCAAGAGTGAGTTGAGCGAGATCATAGCCGAGACGGGATAATCTCTCGTAGTCAATTGAACCGTTATGGAACATCGAACTCGTGCCTATCTTAACAACTTGTAATTGCCTCATAGAAAATCACCTGATAAGAGAAATGAAACCGATACCAATGAGGTCATGTCAATTAGGGTATGGAAAAGTAAGAGTTGTATAGAGGTATAATTAGAAAGACAATTACCGACGAGGAATGCAACCAACTCTATTCAGTTTCATAGAAACAGGAATAGTAATCTGTTATATAAACCTTTTGGTTAATGTACCGTGTGCCTCCGCACCTCTCACTCCCATCCACAAACAATTTATAAATCCCAGCCATTCTGGGGGTATATGCTCTCACAAAAAACACTGGATAAATTCAGGCAGGAACTCGATGAGTGCCAGCGCCCACTCTACTTCTTTGATGATGATCCAGACGGTTTCTGCGCGTTCCTGCTCCTGTATCGGTACAAGCGCGAAGGCAGGGGCATTCCGGTCAAAAGCTCGAGTTTGAACACCAAGTTCATCAACCCTATCAAGCATTATGAGCCAGACAAGATATTTGTGCTGGATGTGCCGGTCATTGAGCAGGAGTTTCTTGAACAGATGCGGGAACGGAAAATGCCGGTCGTATGGCTGGACCATCATGGGCCGGCGGAAAAAGAAAAGAGCAGTTTGACACGCTATTTCAATCCAAAAAATGAAGACATGAAAGATACGAGCTCAACAACGGTGAATGCGTACGGCGCAACAAGAAACGAGAAGGATTTATGGATTGGTATGGTCGGCGCAGTGGGTGACTGGCAGCTGCCGGAATATGCCGAAGAATTCACCAAACAACACCCTGAACTTTTGCCAGCGGGGATTACCCAGCCAGAAGTGGCATTGTTCAAAACCCCCCTCGGCAAACTGGTGAAGCGAATCTCATTCATGCTGAAAGGCAGCACCACGGCGGTGCACAAGTGCATCAAAATCATGACGCGTATCGAGCATCCGGATGAATTGATGAAAGAGACAACGGCGCGTGGAAAATTTCTGATGAACCACGCCGGAAGAATTGAGAAACAATACGACGAGTTGTTTGCGCAGGCGCATGAGGCAATCAAAAAAACCAAGGAACATGTTGCTGTCTTTACCTATGAAGATGACCGCACCAGCTTCACGAAAGAGCTGTCAAATGAGTTTATCTTTTTGTATCCAAAAAAGGTTATCATCATTGGCCGCCGGCGCGGCGATGAGATGAAAATGAGCATGCGCACAGCCAAAGAAGACCTTCCGTCACTCCTGCCGAAGGCATTCGAAGGGATTGAGGGATATGGCGGCGGCCACCTGCACGCCTGCGGCGCCTGCGTCAAGATACGCGATTTTGAAACATTCCTGAAACAATTTAAAGAAGCAGTTGAGAAAAAGTAGAAAAGAAAAAAAGAGGCGGAACAATGCGTGAGCGCGTACTGCACCAGAGTGCGGTCTTGACAACCATGCTCTGTTTGAGCTTTATCGGCATCTTTGTCAAGCTCATCAACGGTGGCGTACCGGGCATGACCGTTGGCTTTTTGCGCACGGCAATCGGATTTGTCTTTCTGCTTTCGTTCGTGCCATGGATTGACGCTTCCTGTTTTCATAATTTCAAAAAAGAGATGAAGCACTACGCCTGCATCGGCCTGCTGATGGCAATCGGCTTTACGCTCACTATTTTTGCATTGAATTACGCGCCGGTTTCTAATGTGGTGCTGGTTATGACGACGAATGTTATTTTTGTCTCCCTGCTTGCCTCGCATTTTTTGCATGAGAAGCTCTCGGGCCGCGAAAAAGGGGCGTTGGCGCTTGGCCTTGTGGGTGTGGTGGTCATGAATCCGTTTCAGGGCGGCTATATTGTGGGAAATGTGCTTGCGCTGTTGGTTGCCATTACCGGCGCGCTCCTCGTGGTGTTTATGCGTGCGGAAGAGAAAAACCACACCGCAGGAGCCAGCATGTGGTTCCTGTTTTTTGCCATGCTTTTTTTGTCGCCGGCGCCATTTATCTGGGGCTGGGGAAACCTCCCACAGAATTGGTTCTGGCTGCTCATGCTCGGCGTCTTATGCACTGGACTTGCGTACCTGCTGTTGAGTTATGGAATTCAAAAAGTAAAGGCAGATGATGTATCAATTATCAGTATGCTCACCCAGCCGATTTTTTCGATTACGCTTGCCTATTTTTTGCTGGGCGAAGTGCCAACGGGCAGGATGCTCCTTGGTGGAGGAGTGCTGATTATTGCCGGAATTATTCTTGAGATGAAAAGAATGCCGCCGCCAAACATCATGGTGCACAGCGATTGATTTTCTGTTAATTGTTGTTTTGTTAATTTTCTTCTTTGACTTCCTGCAGAATTCGGTCGAGATTGCTCATGATGTGTGTGAGAACGTCATTGTCTGAAAGCGTTGGATTTCTTGATTTATGCACCAAGGCCTTGTTTGCCGCAGAAAGCATGGCTTGCTTGGTTACCTGCGCGTTTCGCAGCGGGTCAACGCCATTCTGGGGCTTTTTATTGAGCATACGACTCTTTTGGAGAGGGTGCATAAAAAGTTTTTGGTGGTGGAGAAGCATTGCCGAGCCTAAGAAAACTTTATAAAGTTAGTCAAAACCCAATCACTCAACGCACCGGTAGTCTAACGGTAGGATGCCTTCCCCGCATAAGGGCTACCGCCCTTATCAACCCGCGTGCGGCCTACGCGCTTCGCGCTCGGCCACACAAAAACTATAAATAACAAAAAAAGAATACTCCTGAAAAACGCACCGGTAGTCTAACGGTAGGATCTCGGCCTTCCAAGCCGATAGTCCGGGTTCGAATCCCGGCCGGTGCATATTATGGTCCGCGTCAACATCATCCGCCCAAGCCATCTTGCTGACCAGCATCTTGTTGCGGAGTACGCCGAGATTTTGATGATTTTCACGTATGCAAAAAAGCATCCGGACATTGAAGGGATTCCAAAAAAATACTGTCTCGGCACAGGCCACATCAAGTTCTTCAAGAACAAGCTTGCTTATTTGAAACAACGGCACGAGGCGCTGAAGAAAGAGATGCGCAAACGCGGATTCACTCCTCAATTTTCTGTTTCCTATGCTGGCATCAAAAAAGGCCTTATCAAAAACTGGAAACCAACAGCGGCAGACAAGCGAATCATCAAGCAGCGGCTTATCTGGAAACTGAAAAAGAAAAAAGGATTCTACAAATACTACGGCAAAAACAAGGCGACCGCCTTTTTCTTACAGATGATAAAGACTGCATGAACAGGAGGTATTTAAATAGAAAACTATAAATACCCTCCTGATGGCAGGAGCCTCATGGCAGCCAAAGAATCCATCCTCGTGCTCTGCGCCCATTCCGACGACCAAGTCTTCGGCGTTGGCGGCACGCTTGCAAAATATGCTGAAGAGGGAAAAACAAGCAACGTTATTGTTTTTTCATTCGGCGAGAACTCGCACCCATGGCTTAAGAAGCACATCATTGTCGAAACACGGGTGCAGGAAACAGACGAAGCAGGAAAAATTCTGGGCATACAAGAAAATATATTTCTCGGATTGAAAGAAGGAAAATTTAAATCCCAACTCAACCAGGAGGGGATTGAACAACAGATGAAGGCCTATTTCAAAAGGTTTAAACCGACAAAAATTTTCACGCATTCGCCCGACGACCCGCATATTGATCATCGCGAAGCAAGCGCGTGGGTAATCGGTTTTTGCGAACGGAATAAATTTCGCGGGCATGTCTATGGATTTAACGTCTGGACACCGGTAACGATTAAAACCAGAAAACTGCCGGAGATGGTGGTTGACATCAGCGCCACCTTCGGCAAGAAAATTAAGGCGCTTCGCTGTTTCAGAAGCCAGTGGATGGCCATGCTCTCTCTTTTGTGGAGCGTGTACTGGAAGGCAATCAACAATGGCCGGAAACACCGGATGAAATACGCAGAAGTTTTTTACAAGCTTAGATGAGACCATGGAAAAAACAAAGAAAAAAATCGTCATTGTAACAGACAACTTTGCGCCCAAGAAAGACGGCGTCACCCGCTTTTTGGAAATGGTGGTGCAGGAACTTGGCCACCGGTACGAGATTGTTATTCTGGCGCCGTCATATAGCAGTAACGCGTACGAAGAACAGTTTCACGGCGCGAGAGTCATTCGTTTTCCTTCGTCGCGCTTTTTCCGGCTGGGAGGGTATGGTGCAGTACTGGCGCGGCCCGGGCGAATTGCACCGCATATCAAGGACGCCGACATTGTCTGGCTCAACAGCATGTCACCCTTTGCCATTGCTGCACTCCGCGCAGCACACCGGTGCCACAAGCCAGTCGTTGCATACAAGCACTCGGTTGAATGGGAACTCGTCTCGCACATGATGGTGCGGTCGTCAGCATTCACCAAAAAAATAATTTCTTCAATCGTGGCGCACATGGTTAGGTATTTTTACAACCAGTGCGACCTGATTATGGTATCGTCGAGAAACGTGGCAAAAACACTCGAGGAACACAAAATCACCGCACGAAAAGTGATTGTGCCGCTCGGTGTGGAGTGTGACAAGTTCATGCCGCCGCTGTCCAAAGCAACGGCAAAACAAAAGATTGACATTCCGCCACGAAAAATAGTCATCGGCTACTGCGGCAGAATCAGCAAGGAAAAAGACATTCCAACCTTGGCAAAGGCGTTTGCCGGACTGCAGCAGAAGCACCTGAATTTGTTTTTGCTGATTGTTGGTGATGGAACGAGAACTGATGTTACTAACTATGTAAAGAGGGATTTCCGTATCACCGGCTTTGTTGATGACGTCGTACCCTGCTTGCAAGCAATGGATATTTTTGTGATTCCCTCGCAAACTGAGACATCATCCCTTGCCACGCTTGAGGCAATGGGCTGCGGCGTGCCGCCGGTTGCAACGCCCGTTGGCCACATTGTTGAGTATATCGAACACAACTTTAACGGCATGCTATTCCCACGTGAAAATATTGATGTGCTTGAAGCGCGGCTTGAGCGGCTTATTACCCGCCCGGAAATTCGCGAGCAGCTCGGCAAGCTGGCGCGGAAGACGATTACCACGCGGTATAGCTGGGAGAAGACGATTGTCCAGATTGATCGGGTGTTGAGCAGGTATTAAATGAGAGATATTAATTTATAGTACTTCGTGTTTCAGAAACAAAACGGGGCTGTGGTCTAACTTGGTATGATTGGCGGTTCGGGGCCGCCCGATCGGGGTTCAAATCCCCGCAGCCCCATACAACAGTTTTTTGCTTCGCAAAAAACTGTTGTGCAGCGTACGACTCCTCACTTCGTTCGGAGTCGTTGCGCTACGCGCAAAACGAGGAAAAACTTAAAAGAACTACATAAAGTCAGGTGAAACAATGAAACAAATCCACGCATCGCACATTTTAGTGAAAACAGAACAAGAGGCGCAAGCGCTTCTGTATGACGTTACGCACGGCAAGACGTTTGAAGAGGTTGCCAAGGAAAAATCTATGTGCCCGTCAGGAAAAAAGGGCGGCGACCTCGGCTGGTTTGGCAAAGGCCAAATGGTGCCGGAGTTTGAAAACGCCGCGTTCACGCTCAAAACAGGTGAGATTTCAAAGCCTGTAAAGACACAGTTCGGCTGGCACCTTATACGAGTGACTGAAGCACGATGATGCAGACGTTAATTGCTGAAAACGAAATCATCGGAGAGGATTTCAGCGAGGTTGTAGAATTACTTCCGCGCGCACAAAAAATATTCGCCCAGCGTTTTCCGGCTATCACTAATTTCGAGCGCGCGATTTTCTTCAGCTGGGGCTGCACTATTGGCGACTGCCAGTTCTGTTATATGAGTGCCCAGCCAACGTGGAAGAAACCATCTGAAACAAAACGAAGCAGGGAGTCTATTTTTGCTGAAGTGATTCTTGCCAAGCAGCTCGGCTGGGACATCGGCTTTTTTACTGGCGGCATTGGCGTGTTTACACCGAATGAGATTGAGGACATGCTCAAGGTGATGAGCGAAATTGCTGGCGAAAAAATCTGGCTCTCCGTCGGCCCGGTGCCCAAGCCACTTCTTCTCAAATATCTGCCGTATCTCAAGGGAATTGTCGGCTCAACTGAAACAATAAATCCGGAGCTTCACAAAAAAGTATGCCCCTCAAAGCCGCTCGAACCGTATGAGAAAATGTTTTCTGCTGCTCAAGAGATGGACATCCGGCGCGCTATGACTTTTATCGTCGGCATGGGTGAGAAAAAGAGCGACCTTTCACTGTTGGTTGCGTTTATCAAAAAATATGACATCAGCAAAATCCACCTCTACGGCCTTATTCCCACCAAAGGCACGGCCATGGAACACTATCCTGTGCCGAGCGCCGACCAGCAGGCATGGTGGATTGCGCAGCTGCGCATCGCATGCCCAACGCTGGACATCCAATGCGGCATTTGGGAAGACCGCACCGAGCGAATTTCTTATTTGCTCCAAGCAGGCGCCAATTCAATTTCCAAGTTTCAGGCGATAAAATTCTTCGGCACGTCGATTGCGCAGGAGATTGAAGCGCAGGCACACAACGCAGGGCGGGAATTTAAGGGAACGCTGACGAAACTGCCTGATATTGACTGGGAGAATGAAGTGAAACGGCTGTCAGTTGATGAAGCGTTAAAAAAGGGCATACAAGAAAAACTGAGCCAGTATCTGCGTCAGATTGAAAAGAGTGAAAAAAAGAGAAAGAAATAAAAAATTTATTTTTTAATTCTGACATCAGACACATAGGGTACAATTGTATTCATGCTATCACCTGACGAACCTGATCCTGCCACCAGAATTTTACTCACGGAAGGATAACGGGCAAATGATTTTCGGCAGGTGGTATCGGCCCGCACCATGCAGAATTCGCCAAATTGCCAGCTACCGGCCGAGTAGTAATAAAAGTTTATGCGTGCAGATTCAGTGCCCGTAAAGCTTGGATCCCGATACTGCTTTAGGTCAACGGCAATTTCACGTACATTTTGCTGTGCCCCTTGAGAAAAGTCAACAATGAGCGAACGGCCAATGCGCTTCGGTGTGTTTGCGCGCTGGGCACCGCTGAATTCACAGCGATAGGTAGCTTCAGCACCACCTCGAGGATTAGCGGGGCGAGAAAATCCAGGCTCGCATACTGGTGGTTGGCCGTGAAGAACTGCTGTGCTTTGAGTATTTGCAGGCTGTGCATTCAAAGGAAGAGCAATTGCCGCGCCGCCAACGATTCGATTAGCATGCACCGTGACAATAGCTGGTGCTGCAGCAACAAAGCCAGTAGTGCCATCTCCTCCCGTATCTGAAAAGAGCGGAGCTAACATACCAGTTGTGTACATTCCAGTCACCGCAACAGCGGCAAGCAGAAGAAGTATAAAACGATTTGAATCCATGGTATCACCTTTTTTATTTGAGATATTTTAGGTATGAATATAGAATAATTTGGTATCAGACTTTATAAATTTTTTTAAATTGGCGCAACCCATCACACTTTCAAGCTCGTCACTTGGCTCACACCATGCTCGTCCATTGAAATGCCGTACAGCCGGTCTGCTTCAGCGATAATATTATCGTTGTGGGTGATGACGACGTACTGCGCGCTGCTGGTGTATTTTTTGATGAGCTGTGCAAAGCGCTCTGAATTGCGCTTGTCGAGCGCAGCATCAACTTCGTCGAGAATATAGAACGACGCCGGCTCGTGCTCTTGGATGGCAAAGATGAATGATAACGCAGTCATAGTCTTCTCGCCGCCGGAGAGGCTTCTTATGTCGAGGAATCGGGTACCTGAAATGCGCACCTTGACAAACAATCCACCGTCGAAGGGGCTCTCGGGGTTTTCAAGCACCAGCGACGCCTCGCCTTTGGTCGAGAGCGCAGAGAAGAGTGTCTTGAAATTTTCATTGACCACGTCAAAGGTTTTGGTGAACATTGATTTTTTCTTGGTCTCAATCTCATTCATGAGCATGAGCACGTCTTCTTTTTCCCGTACGAGCTTGTCCTTTTTCTTGATCAGCTCACTGTACTCGTGCTCAATGGTGGAATAGATTTCAAGCGCTTTCATGTTGATGCTACCGAGACGAATGAGGGTTGCTTCCCACGAGGTTATCTGCCGCTTCAGCTCGCCGGCCGGCTTGTCGACAACCGCAATGCCTTCGTACTGCTTGAACTCATGCTCAACCGCCGCCAACTCGGCACTGATGCGGGAGATTTCAATGGAAACACTGTTGACCTTAAGCTCGATTTTGCGTGCCCGTTCGCCGACGTCTTCAATTTTTTCTTCCTCTTTTTTGATGCTGTCATCGAGTTTTGCGCGCTTGGTGAAAAGCTCTTTGAACTGCTCGTGGAATTTGCGCTGGTGCTCTTCTTTTTGTTTCAGGTCAACGCCGGTTTCGGTAATAAGTTTTTCAACGGACAGCAGCTCTTGTTTGAAGTCTTCCTCTTCCTTGTCGTGCTGTTTGATTATCTTCGCCATGTTGTCCCGCTCCGGCGCAAGGACGTTGCTAATTTGCGAGTCGGTTGTTTTAATGTCAGATTCCTTTTTGAGTGATGCATCGACGAGCTGCTTGCGCTTTTCCTCAAAGGCATTGAGCT
This genomic stretch from Candidatus Woesearchaeota archaeon harbors:
- a CDS encoding V-type ATP synthase subunit B; this encodes MKEYKTITRIAGPLIFVEKTDPVGYNDLVQITMPNGDVKNGQVLDTSDEIAVVQVFEGTSGIDRESKVKFLGENIKLSVSKDMLGRILNGAAKPIDGGPEIIPEKRLDITGAAINPYARGSPSDFIQTGISTIDAMNTLVRGQKLPLFSGSGLPHNEIALQIARQAKVVGQESNFVVVFAAMGITNEEAQYFIKDFEETGALQRSVVFLNLADDPAVERLVTPRMALTAAEYFAYEKDMHVLVILTDMTNYCESLREIGSAREEVPGRRGYPGYMYTDLAMLYERAGMIRGRKGSVTQIPILTMVGDDITHPIPDLTGYITEGQIVLSRELHRKNNYPPVDVLPSLSRLMNLGIGEGKGKTREDHKQVSDQMYANYAEGRDLRGLVAIVGEEALSDRDKKLLRFAEDFESQFVKQSRNEDRTIAQTLNLGWKLLGRFEKRELTRISPALKEKYHKETKEEK
- a CDS encoding V-type ATP synthase subunit D; translated protein: MTMADIKPTRSELIKLKIRIKLAKSGHKLLKKKRDGLILDFFEILKKAKTLRQELAQEYRAALEKINIARTLETDLKITSLAMAIKNNPQITVETKNIMGVVVPKIGAAHRTTTLLERGYGFMDSTSSIDEATTSYERVVAKVIQAAETETAMKKILAEIEKTKRRVNALEFSVIPSMEKSGKFIKLRLEEMERENVFRLKRIKK
- a CDS encoding YdeI/OmpD-associated family protein; amino-acid sequence: MPNQPSQLNFHPSTRKDWRNWLKKNHTTETKVYLIKYKKHTGKPTVTNKEALEEAICFGWIDTTVKRLDDERYQQCFVRRNSNSRWSRNTQRYAREMIEQRKMTKAGLAAYKHGLTKPTIDHNLPRNPNTPADLTASLQKNKKAEEFFSRIAPSYRRTLIYFVERAKRPETKTKRISIIVAKCADGKKLW
- a CDS encoding DHH family phosphoesterase — its product is MLSQKTLDKFRQELDECQRPLYFFDDDPDGFCAFLLLYRYKREGRGIPVKSSSLNTKFINPIKHYEPDKIFVLDVPVIEQEFLEQMRERKMPVVWLDHHGPAEKEKSSLTRYFNPKNEDMKDTSSTTVNAYGATRNEKDLWIGMVGAVGDWQLPEYAEEFTKQHPELLPAGITQPEVALFKTPLGKLVKRISFMLKGSTTAVHKCIKIMTRIEHPDELMKETTARGKFLMNHAGRIEKQYDELFAQAHEAIKKTKEHVAVFTYEDDRTSFTKELSNEFIFLYPKKVIIIGRRRGDEMKMSMRTAKEDLPSLLPKAFEGIEGYGGGHLHACGACVKIRDFETFLKQFKEAVEKK
- a CDS encoding DMT family transporter; its protein translation is MRERVLHQSAVLTTMLCLSFIGIFVKLINGGVPGMTVGFLRTAIGFVFLLSFVPWIDASCFHNFKKEMKHYACIGLLMAIGFTLTIFALNYAPVSNVVLVMTTNVIFVSLLASHFLHEKLSGREKGALALGLVGVVVMNPFQGGYIVGNVLALLVAITGALLVVFMRAEEKNHTAGASMWFLFFAMLFLSPAPFIWGWGNLPQNWFWLLMLGVLCTGLAYLLLSYGIQKVKADDVSIISMLTQPIFSITLAYFLLGEVPTGRMLLGGGVLIIAGIILEMKRMPPPNIMVHSD
- a CDS encoding pyrimidine dimer DNA glycosylase/endonuclease V produces the protein MVRVNIIRPSHLADQHLVAEYAEILMIFTYAKKHPDIEGIPKKYCLGTGHIKFFKNKLAYLKQRHEALKKEMRKRGFTPQFSVSYAGIKKGLIKNWKPTAADKRIIKQRLIWKLKKKKGFYKYYGKNKATAFFLQMIKTA
- a CDS encoding PIG-L deacetylase family protein, with translation MAAKESILVLCAHSDDQVFGVGGTLAKYAEEGKTSNVIVFSFGENSHPWLKKHIIVETRVQETDEAGKILGIQENIFLGLKEGKFKSQLNQEGIEQQMKAYFKRFKPTKIFTHSPDDPHIDHREASAWVIGFCERNKFRGHVYGFNVWTPVTIKTRKLPEMVVDISATFGKKIKALRCFRSQWMAMLSLLWSVYWKAINNGRKHRMKYAEVFYKLR
- a CDS encoding glycosyltransferase family 4 protein, producing the protein MEKTKKKIVIVTDNFAPKKDGVTRFLEMVVQELGHRYEIVILAPSYSSNAYEEQFHGARVIRFPSSRFFRLGGYGAVLARPGRIAPHIKDADIVWLNSMSPFAIAALRAAHRCHKPVVAYKHSVEWELVSHMMVRSSAFTKKIISSIVAHMVRYFYNQCDLIMVSSRNVAKTLEEHKITARKVIVPLGVECDKFMPPLSKATAKQKIDIPPRKIVIGYCGRISKEKDIPTLAKAFAGLQQKHLNLFLLIVGDGTRTDVTNYVKRDFRITGFVDDVVPCLQAMDIFVIPSQTETSSLATLEAMGCGVPPVATPVGHIVEYIEHNFNGMLFPRENIDVLEARLERLITRPEIREQLGKLARKTITTRYSWEKTIVQIDRVLSRY
- a CDS encoding peptidylprolyl isomerase is translated as MKSGETMKQIHASHILVKTEQEAQALLYDVTHGKTFEEVAKEKSMCPSGKKGGDLGWFGKGQMVPEFENAAFTLKTGEISKPVKTQFGWHLIRVTEAR
- a CDS encoding radical SAM protein — protein: MQTLIAENEIIGEDFSEVVELLPRAQKIFAQRFPAITNFERAIFFSWGCTIGDCQFCYMSAQPTWKKPSETKRSRESIFAEVILAKQLGWDIGFFTGGIGVFTPNEIEDMLKVMSEIAGEKIWLSVGPVPKPLLLKYLPYLKGIVGSTETINPELHKKVCPSKPLEPYEKMFSAAQEMDIRRAMTFIVGMGEKKSDLSLLVAFIKKYDISKIHLYGLIPTKGTAMEHYPVPSADQQAWWIAQLRIACPTLDIQCGIWEDRTERISYLLQAGANSISKFQAIKFFGTSIAQEIEAQAHNAGREFKGTLTKLPDIDWENEVKRLSVDEALKKGIQEKLSQYLRQIEKSEKKRKK